One stretch of Methanobacterium aggregans DNA includes these proteins:
- a CDS encoding FmdE family protein, with protein sequence MRKQGLIIGLTMLMVMVLCGAVSAADSSTDGGALQSSQGLNVSNSSTQSSAPVDPVIGVKVNYPYSSDSGINPEIKVKDSTGKTINFTKTYDSAFKGYKVSFDYPGVVNGTTFNISVSAPGYITQEQKIAVYTSSDATDPNFYGSATFNMQATAAYKLGRDVTAKADQLLNFSTADKVLAITTAGVPKLNGSTSEDCVEGILNGSNGRISYGKGNILMLRQTATDPVDFCFVVLRGNTLTAVCFRNGTAVPVYTGTISENMTKLQWNNYLAKVGSANTFSYASLANAWAAGAPADLLREAAFHGHVCQGTISGYIITQAMMKYYPPVQATSTGPGSPGDVTSYKVIGVTGDSVDDAALYFFDATPGKSGYSGYDTSATGADSSMLAFIRWYDKTKTGDLIILRFKRNETRTAFEKETGIKLEGNLAELKFNTWIMNKMKTNPEYFIEFYRELKGLNETHYYYLVGTADNITNKDGSVRIPAQQAHGLDMAYIDSLHLANATRANTTTGTSSNLSYDQMKDIGVQAANLAKKIFKEELGIDIEKDDRDLAVLTSAGYVYLNGQTTEAAWDGIYQVLGSRLSRSTLLPVHTGVWKPLWFTFVLRGLDGTTLSSIYMRYDNATNSFIVGNGSNVQNVNDIGPAALNNATNVSYIGSKVFVDGNFFNIQSISNAWRNNPPFDQIVTFLFHDHACPGVQPGFFMSDYVLKNIPLTSDSQSYTYIGDSIYCKDDSLVYLLGISPGMGTYLNQRLPSDEVASDFINGGKEEGIIAVWDDKLKVAHVYVITFKWADIDTSDLTTSEAQREATIQAYIDMYNGRPNPRVKSPPTTVTSNGNYLSESQFKALKQGGANGMSALAYFKTIPQQSLASLIKVPDGNTNNGGSQGSKNGGSQGSGNGAQDNGSGNGSGVSSSQGSVGSTATVSAASTTSETTTPGAEAQGQKSYEVSKTSGNDSSKSSFPVGAAVVGIIIIVGLAGIGFLYRGGSFGQ encoded by the coding sequence ATGAGAAAACAAGGATTGATAATTGGTTTAACCATGCTCATGGTAATGGTTCTTTGTGGTGCAGTTTCTGCAGCAGATTCATCTACTGATGGAGGTGCTCTGCAATCGAGTCAAGGTTTGAATGTTTCTAACTCTTCTACCCAGAGTTCAGCACCTGTTGACCCAGTCATCGGTGTTAAGGTTAACTATCCCTACAGTTCAGACAGTGGGATAAATCCTGAGATAAAGGTTAAGGACAGCACAGGTAAGACAATTAATTTCACCAAAACCTACGACTCTGCATTTAAGGGTTACAAGGTGAGTTTCGACTATCCTGGTGTTGTGAACGGTACAACTTTTAACATCTCTGTCTCTGCTCCGGGTTACATAACTCAGGAACAGAAGATTGCTGTGTACACTTCTTCTGATGCTACCGATCCTAACTTTTACGGCAGTGCAACCTTCAACATGCAGGCAACAGCAGCCTACAAACTTGGAAGGGATGTCACAGCCAAGGCAGACCAGCTTCTGAACTTCTCAACAGCAGACAAAGTTCTTGCAATTACAACTGCAGGTGTGCCAAAACTCAACGGAAGTACCAGTGAAGACTGTGTTGAGGGTATACTCAACGGTTCAAATGGTAGGATAAGCTACGGTAAGGGAAACATACTGATGCTCAGGCAGACAGCAACTGATCCCGTGGACTTCTGCTTTGTTGTCCTTAGGGGGAATACTTTAACTGCAGTTTGTTTCAGGAACGGTACAGCTGTCCCTGTTTACACAGGTACAATATCCGAGAACATGACCAAGCTCCAGTGGAACAACTACCTTGCAAAGGTGGGTTCAGCCAACACATTCTCCTACGCAAGCCTTGCAAATGCATGGGCAGCAGGAGCACCTGCAGATCTTCTACGTGAAGCTGCATTTCATGGACACGTGTGTCAGGGAACCATCAGCGGTTACATAATAACCCAGGCCATGATGAAGTACTATCCGCCTGTACAGGCAACCAGCACAGGACCAGGTTCTCCCGGGGATGTAACATCCTACAAGGTCATAGGTGTAACTGGAGATTCTGTTGATGATGCAGCACTCTACTTCTTCGATGCAACCCCTGGTAAAAGTGGATACTCCGGATACGACACCAGTGCAACTGGGGCCGACAGCAGCATGCTGGCCTTCATACGCTGGTACGACAAGACCAAAACCGGAGATCTCATAATTTTGAGGTTCAAACGCAACGAAACAAGAACAGCATTCGAGAAGGAAACTGGTATCAAATTAGAGGGTAACCTTGCTGAACTCAAGTTCAACACATGGATAATGAACAAGATGAAGACCAATCCAGAGTACTTCATTGAATTCTACAGGGAACTGAAAGGACTCAACGAAACCCATTACTACTACCTGGTTGGAACAGCAGACAACATCACCAATAAAGATGGAAGCGTGAGAATACCAGCCCAGCAGGCACATGGACTTGATATGGCTTACATAGACAGTCTGCACCTGGCCAACGCAACAAGGGCAAACACCACAACAGGCACATCTTCCAACTTAAGCTACGACCAGATGAAGGACATAGGTGTTCAGGCTGCCAACCTCGCCAAGAAGATATTCAAGGAGGAACTTGGTATCGACATTGAGAAGGATGACAGGGACCTTGCAGTGCTCACATCAGCAGGATACGTTTACCTTAACGGCCAGACAACAGAAGCAGCATGGGACGGTATATACCAGGTTCTGGGCTCAAGGCTCAGCAGATCAACCCTGCTGCCTGTTCACACAGGTGTATGGAAGCCATTATGGTTCACATTCGTGCTCAGGGGACTGGACGGAACAACACTCAGCTCAATCTACATGCGCTACGACAACGCAACGAATAGCTTCATAGTTGGAAACGGCAGCAACGTTCAGAACGTCAACGACATCGGTCCAGCAGCACTCAACAATGCCACAAATGTTTCATACATTGGAAGCAAGGTTTTCGTTGATGGAAACTTCTTCAACATACAGAGCATATCCAATGCCTGGAGGAACAACCCACCATTCGACCAGATCGTAACCTTCCTCTTCCACGACCATGCATGTCCGGGTGTACAGCCTGGATTCTTCATGTCAGACTACGTACTCAAGAACATCCCATTAACATCGGATAGTCAGAGCTACACCTACATAGGTGACAGCATTTACTGTAAGGACGACAGTCTGGTTTACCTCCTAGGCATATCCCCTGGAATGGGAACCTACCTTAACCAGAGGCTGCCAAGTGATGAAGTTGCATCTGACTTCATAAACGGTGGAAAAGAGGAGGGAATCATTGCAGTGTGGGACGACAAGCTCAAGGTTGCCCACGTATACGTTATCACATTTAAATGGGCTGATATCGATACAAGCGACCTTACAACCAGTGAAGCCCAGAGGGAAGCAACTATACAGGCATACATAGACATGTACAATGGCAGGCCCAATCCTCGGGTGAAGAGTCCGCCTACAACAGTTACAAGCAACGGTAACTACCTGTCTGAGAGCCAGTTCAAGGCCCTGAAACAGGGAGGTGCCAATGGTATGAGTGCACTTGCCTACTTCAAGACCATTCCACAGCAGAGCCTGGCGAGCCTTATTAAGGTTCCGGATGGAAACACCAACAACGGTGGTTCCCAGGGTTCTAAAAACGGAGGATCCCAAGGATCAGGTAACGGTGCTCAGGATAACGGTTCAGGTAATGGATCTGGAGTTTCCAGTTCCCAGGGTTCAGTTGGAAGCACTGCAACTGTTAGTGCAGCTTCAACAACCAGCGAAACAACCACTCCAGGAGCTGAAGCTCAGGGACAGAAGTCCTACGAGGTCTCAAAGACAAGTGGTAATGATTCTTCCAAGTCCAGCTTCCCAGTTGGTGCAGCTGTCGTTGGAATCATAATTATTGTTGGTCTTGCAGGTATTGGATTCCTCTACAGAGGAGGTTCATTCGGACAGTAA
- a CDS encoding energy-coupling factor ABC transporter permease: MHLPDGLIPLWQSIAYWVVAIIFIGIYSFKLSRHGEKEGLIVKTAILAAATVVASSLSIPSPFGVPIHFFLIPLVAILLGPLSGVAVEFLCLIAQFFLLGMGGITSLGANTVTMGVVLSLSTYIFCKLASNIDTRLGVFSGTFMGVVLASIAQVLILLAAGVATLDMLLATLVPFYLFVAVLEATANLLIVSFISRSKPELLKLNKL, from the coding sequence GCCATCATATTCATAGGTATTTACTCATTCAAACTTTCCAGGCATGGGGAAAAGGAAGGTTTAATAGTTAAAACAGCAATTCTTGCTGCTGCAACAGTTGTAGCATCATCCTTATCCATACCATCACCCTTCGGTGTTCCCATACACTTCTTCCTGATACCCCTGGTTGCAATACTCCTGGGACCCCTTAGTGGTGTTGCAGTGGAGTTTCTATGCCTCATTGCACAGTTCTTCCTTCTGGGAATGGGAGGAATCACATCCCTGGGTGCCAACACAGTGACAATGGGGGTGGTTTTGAGTTTATCAACCTACATCTTCTGTAAATTGGCATCAAACATCGACACACGGCTTGGTGTGTTCTCAGGCACCTTCATGGGGGTAGTGCTGGCAAGCATAGCCCAGGTTCTCATACTCCTTGCAGCAGGAGTTGCAACTTTGGACATGCTCCTGGCCACGCTGGTACCCTTCTACCTGTTCGTTGCAGTTTTAGAGGCAACTGCAAACCTTTTAATCGTAAGCTTCATATCCCGGTCAAAACCAGAACTCTTGAAGCTGAACAAACTCTGA